The genomic interval CATAATGGATTTTCACATAGGTAAAGGAAGTACTATTTTTATGGATTGTAAATTTGATTGTGCAAAAGGGTTAACAATAGGCAATAATTCTGTTATTAATGCAAATTGCCGTCTTGATTCTAGGGGGGGACTAGAAATAGGGAATAATGTCTCCATTTCAGAAGATGTAATCCTTTTAACGGCAGACCATAATGAAGATCTTCTTGGTGTTGTTAATCGCGAAAAAAATGTGTATATTGATGATTATGTGTGGATTGGTACACGAGCAATGATTTTACCAGGAGTAAATATTAATAAAGGTGCCATTATAGCGGCAGGTTCCGTTGTTACTAAGAATGTAGAAGCACTTGTAGTTGTGGGTGGGATTCCAGCAAAATTTATTAAAATTCGCCCTGAAAAATTTGATTATACAGCAAATTATAAACGCTTATTCCAATAGGTTTTAAATGAAGTTTACTTATTTTACTCAGCAATCATTTTTTGTTCTTCGATTTAGATATTTAAAAAAAATAGCTAGTTTTTTTAGAAAAAAGCTATTGCAAATACAGGGGATGAGAATTGCAACTGGTGTAAATGTCCCTAAAATTTATACTACTTGGCCACACAAAGTTTTTCTAGGCAAAAATTGTATTTTGGAACACAATATTAATTTTAAATATGATGGTATTTGGTCTAAAGAACCCTCTATTATAATCGAGAATGATGTTTTTTTAGGTTTTGGATGTGAATTTAATATTAGTAGTAAAATTGAAATAAAACAATTTGCAATGATTGCTTCAGGTTGTAAATTTATAGACCACGATCATGGTATTGCACTTGATTCAGTGATGAATGGACAAAGCCCAATTGAAAAACCTATTGTGATTGAAGAGTATGTTTGGTTAGGATGTAATGTTATTGTGCTGAAAGGGGTAAATATAGGGAAAGGAGCTGTTGTTGCTGCAGGGGCTGTTGTTACTAAAAGTATTCCTTCAAATGAAATTTGGGCTGGTGTACCAGCAAAAAAAATTGGTAAACGAAAATAAATAAGAGTTTATAATATGCGAATTTTAACTTTAAGCAATTGTCCATTAGAGGAGTCTCAAGGCTCTGGATATGTAATATTAAATACAGCTAGATGTTTAGTAGACCAAGGTCATGAAGTTGATTTAGTTTCTGAGGAAGAGATTATCGTGTTTAAATTTTTAAAAAGCAGAGCTAGAATTTATAGAATTATGCTTGGTATGGCTTGGTGGTTAATTACACATAAAATAAAAAAATATGACCTTTTTATTTTTTATGGTGCTGAATCATTTTTAGCAGTTTTCTTGTTGAAAAAGTTATTTAGAACGAAATCCTTGTTGATATTGCATTCTAATGGTTTGGAGTTAATGGTAAGTGATAATATAAAAAAACATAGAATTAACCAAGAAAAGAAAAAATGGTTTCATTTTGATTTGTCCATGTCCTATAAGTATTGTTATAATACTGTTGATAAAATTATAACAGTGTCAAAATCTGAAAAAGAATTTGCTATAAATAGATTAGGATTGAAAAGTGATAAAGTATTTTATAATAACCTCGCTTTACCAGCTATTTATTTTGAAACAGAAATCACTAATGAAAAACAAGATATTATAGCATATTGTGGTAGATGGACAATTGACAAAGGTGCGCCAGCTATGGCTGAAGCAATAAATTCGGTATTAAAAAAACATTCAAATTATAGATTTAGGATGATTGGGGTCGGTGAAAATTTTGTTGTAAGCGATTTTTTCTGTGATGAAGTTAAAGAACAAATTGAAATCATATCATTTGTTGAGGATAAAGTTTTGCTTATGAATTTATATAGCGAATGCTCAATATTCTTATTTCCCTCACTTACTGAAAGCTTTGGTTTAGTAGTTGTTGAAGCAATGTATTGTGGTTGTGCAGTAGTTTGCGGGCCAACAGGATATGCAGCAGAAATCATAAATAAAAAAGAAGGAATAATATTAAATAAAATCAGTAAAGAAAATATCATTAAGGCACTAGATTTATTTATCTGTAATGAGAAGTTTAGGAAGGAAGTAGCTTTCAATGGTCAACAAAAGGTCAGTGAATTGACTTGGAGTAATTATTCTATTCGACTTAATAGTATAATGAAAACGGTTTAGTTTTTAGAATGTTTTCCTTGTCAAATTATCATATTTATATCGGATAACAGGTGCAGTTGATACAAAAGCAATTCCTTCAAATGAAATTTGGGCAGGAGTTCCCGCAAAAAAAAATAGGTGAACGAAAATAAAATATTTTTAAACATGCAAATTTTAACTTTAAGTAATTGCCCATTAGAAGAATCTCAAGGATCTGGATATGTTATCTTAAATACCACTAGATGTTTAGTTAAGCAGGGACATCAGGTTGATTTAGTTTCAGATGAAGAAATTTTAGTATTTAAGTTCTTGAAAAGTAGAGCTAGAATTTATAGAATTATGCTTGGTATGGCGGTTAATTACACATAAAATTAAACAATATGATCTTTTTATTTTTTATGGTGCAGAATCATTTTTAGCAGTTTTTTTATTAAAAAAGATATTTAGAACCAAATCCTCAATAATTTTACATTCTAACGGTTTAGAACTATTAGTGAGTGAAAATTTAAAGAATAATAGTATAAATGAAGAAAAGAACAAATGGTTTCATTTTGATTTATCCTTTTTTTTTATGTATTGTTATACTTCAGTTGATAAAGTTATAACAGTTTCAAAATCTGAGTGTAATTTTCTTATAAATAATTTAGGTCTGGATAATAAAAAGGTATTTTATAATAACCTCGCATTACCCGAAGTTTATTTCAATAATGGAATTCCTTTTCAAAGTGAAAATATTATTACGTATTGTGGTTCTTGGATAAGTAGAAAAGGTATTTATCCAATGGTAGAGGCTATGAAAATAATTTTGCAAAAACATAAAAATTATAAATTTAGAATTATTGGAGTTGGGGAAAATTTTGAGGTTCTAGAATGTTTTAGTGATTTCTTAAATCAAATAGAAGTAATACCCTTTGTTGAGGATAAAAAAGAATTAATGAATTTATATGGACAATCTTCTATTTTTTTATTTCCATCCCTAAGTGAAAGTTTTGGTTTAGTAGTAGCAGAAGCCATGTATTGTGGTTGTGCTTTAATTTCAGGACCAACGGGTTATGCTGCAGAGATTATAAATGGACAATAAGGAATAATATTGAATAAAATAAGTAAAGAAACTATTGTTAATGCATTAGATTTATTGATTGAAAACAAAGAATTTAGGGAGGATTTAGCTTTCAATGGCAAACAAAAAGTTAGTGAATTAACTTGGGAGAATTACTCTATTATGCTTAATTCTATAATTAAAACTATTTTATTTTTTTATAAAAATATTATAATTGATCACCAAATAATATCTATTATTTGAGACTTTACGTAGTACATATCTTAATATTATACTTTGCATTTCTTAGGGTGATTTTGTGTAAATCTGCTTGCGAGTTGAATTTTATGTAAACAGATGAAGCTTTAATAAGGCAATAAAAAATTTTATTCAAAATTATATTAACTACAATATTAAAAAAAAAAAACATTTTCTAATTCAGTTCCAATTTAATGATTCCAATTTATAAAAGATTACTATATTCGATAGGTTTGTTTTTTACTAAAACGACTCCTGTCTCATCTGAGGGACTTAGTGTAATTATTTTTAGTAAAGATAGACCAATGCAATTGGACGCTTTGTTACGATCAATAAAACATTGTGTCAGTGGAGAGTTCCAGGTAACAGTACAATGGCAAACGTCTTCTCTTAATTTTGAAAAAGCTTATGGAGAAGTTTTAGAAAAAAATGCTGATTTAATTTTTGAACACGTAAAAGAGAAAAATTTTAGAGAAGATTTAATAGAAGTTATACAAGGAGTTGAATTTTCACGATTGATGTTTCTAGTTGATGATATTTTATTTATCAATCCTTTTTCTATATCATGGTTAAATGACATTAATTTAAAAAAAAATGTGCCAAGTATCCGGTTATGGTCCGGTATAAACTACACACAGCCTAGTGACTCTATAAGTCCAGCACCTACATTATATCCTTTTTCAGTTAAACCTTGGTCTTTCTTTTCTTGGATAAAATCTTCTGGTTATTGGTCTATGCCACTATCCGTAGACGGAAATATCTTTCATACTAAAGAAATTTTATTTTTATTAAAAAGAGCTCAGTTTAAAGCGCCAAATACCTTAGAAAAAGCTTTAGGCCCTTATAGGTTTATGTTTAAATATCGCAATGGAATTTGTTTACAGTACCCAGTACTAATAAATTTCGCACTAAATCGTGTTAATATTGAAAATAGCGATTTTCCTTGTGGTGAAGAGTATACTTCTGAGAAATTGCTCGAGTTTTGGAACTTAGGCCGACGAATTGATATTGAAGCTATGAAAGCTATAGAATCTAATAGTTGTCATATTGTTTGTGATCCTATTTTTATAGATTCAAATAA from Flavobacterium ovatum carries:
- a CDS encoding acyltransferase, producing the protein MKRFFSEFRLYICNHLICHIPSHRVRLWFYKNIMDFHIGKGSTIFMDCKFDCAKGLTIGNNSVINANCRLDSRGGLEIGNNVSISEDVILLTADHNEDLLGVVNREKNVYIDDYVWIGTRAMILPGVNINKGAIIAAGSVVTKNVEALVVVGGIPAKFIKIRPEKFDYTANYKRLFQ
- a CDS encoding acyltransferase, which encodes MKFTYFTQQSFFVLRFRYLKKIASFFRKKLLQIQGMRIATGVNVPKIYTTWPHKVFLGKNCILEHNINFKYDGIWSKEPSIIIENDVFLGFGCEFNISSKIEIKQFAMIASGCKFIDHDHGIALDSVMNGQSPIEKPIVIEEYVWLGCNVIVLKGVNIGKGAVVAAGAVVTKSIPSNEIWAGVPAKKIGKRK
- a CDS encoding glycosyltransferase family 4 protein produces the protein MRILTLSNCPLEESQGSGYVILNTARCLVDQGHEVDLVSEEEIIVFKFLKSRARIYRIMLGMAWWLITHKIKKYDLFIFYGAESFLAVFLLKKLFRTKSLLILHSNGLELMVSDNIKKHRINQEKKKWFHFDLSMSYKYCYNTVDKIITVSKSEKEFAINRLGLKSDKVFYNNLALPAIYFETEITNEKQDIIAYCGRWTIDKGAPAMAEAINSVLKKHSNYRFRMIGVGENFVVSDFFCDEVKEQIEIISFVEDKVLLMNLYSECSIFLFPSLTESFGLVVVEAMYCGCAVVCGPTGYAAEIINKKEGIILNKISKENIIKALDLFICNEKFRKEVAFNGQQKVSELTWSNYSIRLNSIMKTV
- a CDS encoding glycosyltransferase family 4 protein; this encodes MSENLKNNSINEEKNKWFHFDLSFFFMYCYTSVDKVITVSKSECNFLINNLGLDNKKVFYNNLALPEVYFNNGIPFQSENIITYCGSWISRKGIYPMVEAMKIILQKHKNYKFRIIGVGENFEVLECFSDFLNQIEVIPFVEDKKELMNLYGQSSIFLFPSLSESFGLVVAEAMYCGCALISGPTGYAAEIINGQ